The candidate division WOR-3 bacterium genome includes a region encoding these proteins:
- a CDS encoding VCBS repeat-containing protein: MDWNQDGKMDLISGDADGCFNVFIQRDSGFEAFYKYRLLNGDTLDAGTQSVPTVADWNRDGRRDLIIGIQASRILLYLNQTSDTWPMFQNWSYIYYANGFPIILGRSAPAVVDLDRDGKQDLLSGEGNGWVHFFRNIGSDTNPALASGETLKTVSGVPLRPDGIIKRDSKIGVGDWNNDGYFDILICGDDGLVTLYLGVPETGVEDDLGLQIPAHRLRVEPNPAQRYVRVSWTGQTCKTSLTELRLYDASGCLVLPANCARVGASSVVLELGGLAPGAYFACLTATHQTETASFVVAK, from the coding sequence GTGGACTGGAATCAGGACGGTAAGATGGACCTGATCAGCGGAGATGCGGACGGCTGTTTCAATGTGTTCATCCAGCGCGACAGCGGGTTCGAGGCGTTCTATAAGTACAGATTGCTCAACGGCGACACGCTCGACGCCGGGACTCAGTCAGTGCCGACAGTAGCGGACTGGAACCGGGACGGAAGGCGTGACCTCATCATTGGAATCCAGGCGAGCCGGATACTCTTGTACCTGAACCAGACGTCCGACACCTGGCCGATGTTCCAGAACTGGAGCTACATCTATTACGCCAACGGCTTCCCTATCATTCTGGGGCGGTCGGCCCCGGCCGTTGTTGACTTGGACCGGGATGGTAAACAGGACCTTCTCTCCGGCGAGGGAAACGGTTGGGTGCATTTCTTCCGAAACATCGGGTCAGACACGAATCCCGCACTGGCCAGCGGTGAGACCTTGAAGACAGTGTCTGGTGTGCCGCTTCGTCCGGACGGCATAATCAAGCGCGACTCGAAGATTGGGGTCGGTGACTGGAACAACGACGGCTATTTTGACATCCTCATCTGTGGTGACGACGGTCTGGTCACGCTGTATCTTGGTGTTCCAGAAACCGGGGTGGAGGATGATCTCGGATTGCAGATACCAGCACACAGATTGCGGGTTGAGCCGAATCCGGCCCAAAGGTATGTCCGGGTGTCGTGGACCGGTCAGACTTGTAAGACGAGTCTAACCGAGCTTCGGCTTTACGATGCTTCTGGCTGCCTCGTCCTGCCAGCGAACTGCGCAAGAGTGGGAGCGTCGAGCGTCGTCCTTGAGCTAGGCGGCCTGGCTCCTGGCGCGTACTTCGCGTGTCTGACCGCCACACATCAAACTGAAACCGCTAGTTTTGTGGTTGCCAAATGA
- a CDS encoding T9SS type A sorting domain-containing protein, translating to MNTHRVLLAACLGAGAALALVTRYVGPERNPPHFKTVAAACSSVSRRTLTEEHLFLIDPGTYTGACEISNCTTWYYPLTFRPLKAGTVTLDAAGAQTGFYVYNTDNVKLESLNFTGAATSAVYFYNTHATTPFCKYCRISGCTITGNAYYGIRMEGVYDSDSVIGNRVLNTNLYGIYFNWARPGQCVFNNYVSGWTYQGISLNDMAYGYCYGNTVLSPTGSSRAAHCVNINDCASWNVYNNIFWSRNTNTNSACIHLNNSAQPKSKHNNLWKAAGSNIAINGATKYSSMSHWQGVGFDTNSISLDPQLAPGDYHLQPSSPCIGRARPFPDIPRDIDGDPRDAEPDIGCDEYCPTILEEGARFPAPGTGLRIEPNPTRGQVAVRIPPSADRSELRFFDSQGRCVLHHPIPSSLHQSFIRLDLRDLAPGVYLVRLTAGGLWAGTKLIVR from the coding sequence GTGAATACACATCGCGTGCTGCTTGCCGCTTGTCTGGGCGCCGGTGCGGCACTCGCTCTGGTCACGCGTTACGTTGGCCCGGAGCGCAATCCGCCCCACTTCAAGACCGTGGCTGCGGCGTGCAGTTCGGTCAGCCGCCGGACCCTAACCGAGGAGCACCTGTTCCTTATTGACCCCGGCACCTACACCGGCGCATGCGAAATCAGTAATTGCACGACCTGGTACTACCCGCTTACGTTCCGGCCCCTAAAGGCTGGGACCGTGACGCTCGATGCCGCGGGTGCCCAGACCGGGTTCTATGTGTACAACACCGACAACGTTAAGCTCGAAAGCCTCAACTTCACCGGTGCGGCGACTTCCGCGGTCTATTTCTACAACACCCATGCTACCACGCCTTTCTGTAAGTACTGCCGCATCAGCGGCTGCACCATTACGGGCAACGCGTACTACGGCATCCGGATGGAAGGCGTGTACGATTCGGACAGCGTCATCGGCAATCGGGTGCTCAACACCAACCTGTACGGTATCTATTTCAACTGGGCTCGACCCGGGCAATGCGTGTTCAACAACTACGTGTCCGGCTGGACTTACCAGGGCATCAGCCTGAACGATATGGCGTACGGATACTGCTACGGCAACACCGTTCTGAGCCCGACCGGCTCTTCCCGCGCTGCGCACTGCGTCAACATCAACGACTGCGCTTCCTGGAACGTGTACAACAACATTTTCTGGAGCCGCAACACGAACACCAACTCGGCATGCATCCACCTCAATAACTCGGCTCAACCGAAGTCGAAGCACAACAACCTGTGGAAGGCTGCGGGCAGCAACATAGCCATCAACGGAGCCACCAAGTACTCTTCAATGTCTCACTGGCAAGGGGTCGGATTTGACACAAACAGCATCTCTCTGGACCCGCAGCTCGCGCCGGGCGACTATCATCTTCAGCCGTCTTCGCCGTGCATCGGCCGGGCACGACCGTTTCCAGACATACCCAGGGACATAGACGGCGACCCGCGCGATGCCGAACCTGACATCGGTTGCGACGAGTACTGCCCAACCATACTTGAAGAAGGTGCTAGGTTCCCGGCACCTGGTACCGGCTTGCGGATTGAGCCGAATCCGACCCGAGGGCAGGTCGCTGTCCGTATACCGCCGAGCGCAGACCGCTCTGAACTCAGGTTCTTCGATTCTCAAGGACGCTGCGTTCTCCATCACCCCATCCCTTCATCACTGCATCAATCTTTCATACGGCTCGACCTGCGCGACCTCGCGCCAGGAGTCTATCTTGTCCGACTAACCGCCGGCGGGCTCTGGGCCGGCACTAAACTGATAGTGAGGTGA
- a CDS encoding T9SS type A sorting domain-containing protein, translating to MKQALAAIFVLATSMAVADPLNGTYTIKKDGSGDFYSFTDAASALVTRGLSGDVVFEAYDGIYDDGVVDMRYANTAGKTVTFRPAVGQSVTVCAPGAGFIFWASGDLAPTHYIKIQGLTLKDCAGWAVCAPRCHFWTVSNCRIQTDRGIMFGGSFDSVLNCDIQVTGTTSSIGIYFAGSSGFAANNFVSGATGMGVYTLNASGTKLHCNTLITDSASVNAIGIYENGSRSTLRGNVIVGSLVAYSGGSFPASSNYNCWYKHDGSENLFYVSNIRYLTMESWRSRSHLDTNSFRADPLVVDKWTDLHLQASSPCIGSSAPIAGILTDFDGEPRDAQPDIGADEYYPVGLVDDTSFQISECRLQIEPNPACRYVRVSLTGQASSTCQTELRLHDASGRCVLVRPLDHSTTGPLVLDLCELSSGVYFVRVPAGSCSVTEKLVVR from the coding sequence ATGAAGCAGGCACTTGCGGCTATCTTTGTGCTTGCGACTTCTATGGCCGTGGCTGACCCGTTGAACGGTACCTACACTATCAAGAAGGACGGTTCAGGTGACTTCTACAGCTTCACCGATGCGGCTTCGGCGCTCGTGACCAGAGGTCTGTCTGGTGACGTTGTATTCGAGGCCTACGACGGCATCTATGACGATGGTGTGGTAGATATGCGTTATGCGAACACTGCAGGTAAGACGGTCACGTTTCGGCCCGCGGTCGGCCAGTCGGTCACGGTGTGTGCGCCCGGCGCCGGATTCATCTTCTGGGCCTCGGGCGACCTTGCGCCCACCCATTACATCAAGATTCAAGGGCTGACTCTGAAGGATTGCGCCGGCTGGGCGGTCTGTGCCCCGCGCTGCCATTTCTGGACGGTGTCGAACTGCCGAATTCAGACCGACCGTGGCATCATGTTTGGCGGAAGCTTCGACTCGGTCCTCAACTGCGACATCCAGGTCACCGGCACGACCAGCAGCATCGGCATATATTTCGCCGGTTCAAGTGGCTTTGCCGCCAACAACTTCGTTTCCGGCGCGACCGGAATGGGAGTGTACACTCTGAACGCTTCTGGTACGAAACTGCACTGCAATACACTCATCACCGACTCGGCATCCGTCAACGCTATCGGTATCTACGAGAACGGCAGTAGGAGCACGCTGAGAGGCAACGTCATCGTGGGCAGCTTGGTTGCCTATAGCGGCGGTTCCTTTCCCGCCTCCTCGAACTACAACTGCTGGTATAAGCACGACGGCAGCGAGAATCTGTTCTATGTGTCCAACATTCGCTATCTCACGATGGAGAGCTGGCGCAGCCGTTCTCATCTTGATACTAACAGCTTCCGGGCCGACCCTTTGGTCGTGGATAAGTGGACAGACCTTCACCTTCAGGCCTCTTCACCCTGTATCGGTAGCAGCGCTCCGATTGCCGGCATCCTAACCGATTTCGACGGCGAGCCCCGTGATGCTCAACCGGATATCGGCGCGGATGAGTACTATCCGGTCGGTCTTGTAGACGATACCAGCTTCCAGATATCAGAATGCAGATTGCAGATTGAGCCGAATCCGGCCTGCAGATACGTCCGAGTGTCATTGACCGGTCAGGCTAGTTCGACGTGTCAGACCGAGCTTCGGCTTCATGATGCTTCTGGACGCTGCGTCCTCGTTAGGCCGCTGGATCACTCGACCACTGGGCCGCTTGTGCTCGATCTGTGTGAACTGAGTAGCGGCGTCTATTTTGTCCGGGTGCCTGCTGGCAGTTGCTCGGTCACAGAGAAGCTCGTCGTGCGCTGA
- a CDS encoding T9SS type A sorting domain-containing protein, with amino-acid sequence MGNRGRPAGMRGGVIREATVLTLVVGIVVSGKGRADVLAWYSFNSAGRECVSPGQKLSGSMAQSIQGRGVAGDLRGYWGFWYGFGAAGGIVGTPAPSQVNLAIVPSILVGNRATLRCYSVGTGPVDLAVFDAVGRCILARRTVATEDKLSVPLDFGALPGGVYVVRLKANGSSASQKLVVNREE; translated from the coding sequence ATGGGCAACCGAGGCCGGCCGGCTGGAATGAGGGGCGGCGTGATACGCGAAGCAACAGTCTTGACGCTCGTTGTTGGCATCGTAGTGAGCGGAAAAGGGCGGGCGGATGTGCTGGCGTGGTATTCGTTCAACTCGGCCGGCAGGGAGTGTGTTTCGCCGGGACAGAAACTTAGCGGTTCGATGGCGCAGTCTATCCAAGGCCGCGGTGTGGCTGGTGACCTGCGCGGGTACTGGGGTTTCTGGTACGGATTCGGAGCCGCGGGCGGTATTGTCGGCACGCCAGCACCTTCGCAGGTCAACCTGGCGATTGTGCCCAGCATTCTGGTGGGCAATCGCGCTACTCTGCGCTGCTATTCGGTTGGAACCGGTCCAGTGGACCTGGCAGTATTTGATGCAGTTGGCCGCTGCATTCTTGCCCGCAGAACTGTGGCAACGGAGGACAAATTGTCTGTTCCGCTGGACTTCGGTGCTCTGCCAGGTGGCGTGTATGTTGTCCGGCTCAAGGCAAACGGATCCAGCGCCAGCCAGAAGTTGGTTGTCAACCGAGAGGAGTAG